A single region of the Synechococcus sp. HK05 genome encodes:
- a CDS encoding DNA polymerase III subunit alpha — MAFVPLHNHSDYSLLDGASQLPAMVKRAEELGMPALALTDHGVMYGAIELLKLCKGTSVKPIIGNEMYVINGSLDDPNPPKKERRYHLVVLAKNAVGYRNLVKLTSISHLRGMRGRGIFSRACIDKPTLEKHSEGLIVATACLGGELSQAILRGRPDVAREVAAWYQGVFGDDFYLEIQDHGSPEDRIVNVEMVRISRELGIPLIATNDAHYLTSNDAEAHDALLCILTGKLVTDEKRLRYTGTEYIKGEQEMLGLFADHLEPEVVAEAVANTARVAEKVEDYDILGRYQMPRFPIPEGHTPVSYLREVSEQGLRARLQLPEDAAFTAEYGERLTFELQVMEQMGFPTYFLVVWDYIRFARENGIPVGPGRGSAAGSLVAYALGITNIDPVTNGLLFERFLNPERKSMPDIDTDFCIERRGEVIDYVTRRYGEEKVAQIITFNRMTSKAVLKDVARVLDIPYGDADRLAKLIPVVRGKPAKLKEMIGEESPAPEFREKYQSDPAVKRWVDMAMRIEGTNKTFGVHAAGVVIAADPLDEVVPLQRNNDGQVITQYFMEDVESMGLLKMDFLGLKNLTMIDKTIDLVEQSTGEKVDPDALPLDDPGTYGLLARGDLEGIFQLESSGMRQIVRDLKPSSLEDISSILALYRPGPLDAGLIPKFINRKHGREAIDFAHAKLEPILQETYGIMVYQEQIMRIAQDLAGYSLGEADLLRRAMGKKKKSEMEKHQSIFVKGATERGVDPKIAEALFEQMVLFAEYCFNKSHSTAYGAVTYQTAYLKAHYPVAYMAALLTVNAGTTDKVQRYISNCNAMGIEVMPPDVNASGIDFTPVGERILFGLSAVRNLGDGAIRALLEARSADGPFRSLADLCDRIPGTTLNRRSLESLIHCGALDALEPQANRAQLMADLDLIVDWASSRARDRASGQGNLFDLLGGGGDASADAAVAGGDLSTAPKAPPVPDYPPTEKLRLEKELVGFYLSDHPLKQLTRPVQLLSPVGLGSLEEQADKTRVSVVGMVAGLRPVTTRKGDRMAVLQLEDLSGSCEAVVFPKTYARLADFLMVDARLLIWASVDRRDEQVQLIVDDCRVIDELKVLLVELEGSEACDIAVQHKLRECLNQHRTDKDEAGVRVPVVAMVRHHGQTRFVRLGHQFCVRDSEAALSSLTAQAFRARLSSPLVAA; from the coding sequence GTGGCTTTTGTCCCGCTTCACAACCACAGCGACTACAGCCTCCTCGATGGGGCCAGTCAGCTGCCGGCGATGGTGAAGCGGGCCGAAGAACTCGGGATGCCTGCTCTGGCGCTCACCGATCACGGCGTGATGTACGGCGCGATCGAGCTGCTCAAGCTGTGCAAGGGCACCTCGGTGAAGCCGATCATCGGCAACGAGATGTATGTCATCAACGGCTCGCTTGATGACCCCAATCCCCCGAAGAAGGAGCGCCGCTACCACCTGGTGGTGCTGGCCAAGAACGCGGTGGGGTATCGCAACCTGGTGAAGCTCACCAGCATCAGCCACCTGCGCGGCATGCGCGGGCGCGGCATTTTTTCGCGCGCCTGCATCGACAAGCCCACGCTCGAGAAGCACAGCGAAGGCTTGATCGTGGCCACCGCCTGCCTCGGTGGCGAGCTCTCCCAGGCGATCCTGCGGGGCCGCCCGGATGTGGCTCGGGAGGTGGCCGCCTGGTACCAGGGCGTGTTCGGCGACGACTTCTACCTGGAGATCCAGGACCACGGCTCCCCGGAAGACCGGATCGTGAACGTGGAGATGGTGCGGATCTCGCGCGAGCTGGGCATCCCGCTGATCGCCACCAACGACGCCCATTACCTCACCAGCAACGACGCCGAAGCCCACGACGCGCTGCTCTGCATCCTCACGGGCAAGCTCGTCACCGACGAGAAGCGCCTGCGTTACACGGGCACCGAATACATCAAAGGTGAGCAGGAGATGCTCGGCCTGTTCGCCGATCACCTGGAGCCCGAGGTGGTGGCCGAGGCCGTGGCGAACACGGCTCGGGTGGCCGAGAAGGTGGAGGACTACGACATCCTCGGCCGCTATCAGATGCCCCGCTTCCCGATCCCGGAGGGGCACACGCCGGTGAGCTATCTGCGCGAGGTGAGCGAGCAGGGGCTCCGCGCCCGCCTGCAGCTGCCGGAGGATGCCGCTTTCACGGCGGAGTATGGCGAGCGCCTCACCTTCGAGCTGCAGGTGATGGAGCAGATGGGCTTCCCCACCTACTTCCTGGTGGTGTGGGACTACATCCGCTTCGCCCGTGAAAACGGCATCCCCGTGGGCCCCGGCCGTGGTTCGGCCGCCGGCTCGCTGGTGGCTTACGCCCTGGGGATCACCAACATCGATCCGGTCACGAACGGGTTGCTGTTTGAGCGCTTCCTCAACCCGGAACGCAAGTCAATGCCGGATATCGACACCGACTTCTGCATCGAGCGCCGTGGTGAGGTGATCGACTACGTGACCCGCCGCTACGGCGAGGAGAAGGTGGCGCAGATCATCACCTTCAACCGGATGACCTCCAAGGCGGTGCTCAAGGATGTGGCCCGCGTGCTCGATATCCCCTATGGCGATGCCGACCGTCTGGCCAAGTTGATTCCGGTGGTGCGCGGTAAGCCCGCCAAGCTCAAGGAGATGATCGGCGAGGAATCACCGGCGCCGGAGTTCCGCGAGAAATATCAAAGCGACCCGGCGGTGAAGCGCTGGGTGGACATGGCGATGCGCATCGAAGGCACCAACAAAACCTTCGGTGTGCATGCCGCCGGTGTGGTGATCGCCGCGGATCCCCTCGATGAGGTGGTGCCCCTGCAGCGCAACAATGATGGCCAGGTGATCACCCAATACTTCATGGAAGATGTGGAGTCGATGGGACTCCTGAAGATGGACTTCCTCGGCCTCAAGAACCTCACCATGATCGATAAGACGATCGATCTGGTGGAGCAGAGCACCGGTGAAAAGGTGGATCCCGACGCCCTGCCTCTGGATGATCCCGGCACCTACGGCCTGCTGGCCCGCGGTGATCTTGAAGGCATCTTCCAGCTCGAATCGAGTGGCATGCGCCAGATCGTGCGCGATCTCAAGCCCTCATCGCTGGAAGACATCTCGTCGATCCTGGCGCTCTACCGGCCGGGTCCGCTCGATGCCGGCCTGATTCCCAAGTTCATCAACCGCAAGCACGGCCGTGAGGCGATCGATTTCGCCCACGCCAAGCTGGAGCCGATCCTGCAGGAGACCTACGGGATCATGGTGTACCAGGAGCAGATCATGCGCATCGCGCAGGATCTGGCCGGCTATTCGCTTGGGGAAGCCGATCTGCTGCGGCGGGCGATGGGCAAGAAGAAAAAGAGCGAAATGGAGAAGCACCAGAGCATCTTCGTGAAGGGCGCCACCGAACGCGGCGTTGACCCGAAGATCGCCGAGGCGTTGTTCGAGCAGATGGTGCTGTTCGCCGAATACTGCTTCAACAAGAGCCATTCCACCGCCTACGGCGCGGTGACCTACCAAACCGCCTACCTCAAGGCCCACTACCCAGTGGCCTACATGGCGGCGCTGCTCACGGTGAATGCCGGCACCACCGACAAGGTGCAGCGCTACATCTCCAATTGCAACGCCATGGGCATCGAGGTGATGCCACCGGATGTGAATGCATCGGGGATCGACTTCACGCCCGTTGGCGAGCGGATCCTGTTTGGCCTCTCGGCCGTGCGCAACCTCGGTGATGGCGCCATCCGCGCCTTGCTGGAGGCCCGCAGCGCCGATGGCCCTTTCCGTTCCCTGGCCGACCTGTGCGACCGAATCCCCGGCACCACGCTCAATCGCCGCTCGCTCGAATCGCTGATCCATTGCGGCGCCCTCGATGCGCTGGAGCCCCAGGCCAACCGGGCCCAGCTGATGGCCGATCTCGATTTGATCGTCGACTGGGCCAGCTCCCGCGCCCGCGACCGCGCCAGCGGCCAGGGCAACCTGTTTGATCTGCTGGGCGGCGGCGGTGATGCCAGTGCCGACGCGGCCGTGGCCGGTGGCGACCTCAGCACCGCCCCCAAGGCGCCTCCTGTGCCCGACTACCCCCCCACCGAGAAGCTGCGGCTGGAGAAGGAGCTGGTGGGCTTCTACCTCTCCGATCACCCGCTCAAGCAGCTCACTCGCCCGGTGCAGCTGCTCTCACCGGTGGGCCTGGGCAGCCTCGAGGAGCAGGCCGACAAGACACGCGTGAGCGTGGTGGGCATGGTGGCGGGCCTGCGGCCGGTGACCACCCGCAAGGGCGATCGCATGGCGGTGCTCCAGCTGGAAGATCTCAGCGGCAGCTGTGAGGCTGTGGTGTTCCCGAAGACCTACGCCCGCCTCGCCGATTTCCTGATGGTGGATGCGCGCCTGCTGATCTGGGCCTCGGTGGACCGGCGCGACGAGCAGGTGCAGCTGATCGTGGATGACTGCCGCGTGATCGATGAGCTCAAGGTGCTGCTGGTGGAGCTCGAAGGCAGTGAGGCCTGCGATATCGCCGTGCAGCACAAGCTGCGCGAGTGCCTCAACCAGCACCGCACCGATAAGGACGAGGCCGGTGTGCGGGTGCCCGTGGTGGCGATGGTGCGGCACCACGGGCAGACCCGCTTTGTGCGGCTTGGCCATCAGTTCTGCGTGCGCGATAGCGAGGCTGCGCTCAGCAGCCTTACGGCCCAGGCCTTCCGGGCTCGCCTCAGCTCGCCGCTGGTGGCCGCTTGA
- a CDS encoding Y-family DNA polymerase, whose product MADVLALIDANNFYASCEQAFEPDLIGRPVVVLSNNDGCVVSRSSEARQLGIAMGKPYFQIAGQLASHGVVVRSSNYALYGDMSQRLMSSLEPFVAELEIYSIDEAFARLPRPRHGDLSTWAAELRSRIRHNLGLPIAIGLASSKVLAKLANRIAKGDRRHAGVFDLGREANPDPWLELTPVEEIWGVGRQLGRWCRLRGIANARQLRDMASGELRAKAGVVGLRLQLELQGVSCLPLEQGPSAKRETCVSRSFSRAIVSEDELRQAVATYVVRAAEKLRRQQQCSGRLTVFARTSPFSPGFYSQAASTALAVASNDTAALLQAALPLVAVIYRPHKRFAKAGVLLQELQSQDQLQHHLLAPLPEPEQQRRAALMQSIDGLNRRYGRGTVQWAACGLAPGWMMRREQLSRAATTRLNDLPTAWAR is encoded by the coding sequence ATGGCTGATGTGCTGGCGCTGATCGACGCCAACAACTTCTACGCCTCCTGCGAGCAGGCCTTCGAACCGGACCTGATCGGCCGGCCGGTGGTGGTGCTCTCCAACAACGACGGCTGCGTGGTGTCGCGCAGCAGCGAAGCGCGGCAGCTGGGAATCGCCATGGGCAAGCCCTATTTCCAGATCGCCGGGCAGCTGGCCAGCCACGGCGTGGTGGTGCGCAGCTCCAATTACGCCCTCTACGGCGACATGAGCCAGCGGCTGATGAGCAGCCTCGAGCCGTTTGTGGCGGAGCTGGAGATCTATTCCATCGATGAGGCCTTCGCCCGGCTGCCGCGCCCACGGCACGGCGACCTCAGCACCTGGGCCGCGGAGCTGCGCAGCCGCATCCGCCACAACCTGGGTCTGCCGATCGCCATCGGCCTGGCCTCCAGCAAGGTGCTGGCCAAACTCGCCAACCGCATCGCCAAGGGGGATCGGCGCCATGCGGGCGTGTTCGACCTGGGCCGCGAAGCCAACCCCGATCCCTGGCTGGAGCTCACCCCCGTGGAAGAGATCTGGGGGGTGGGCCGCCAGCTGGGCCGCTGGTGCCGGCTGCGGGGCATCGCCAATGCCCGCCAGCTGCGCGACATGGCCAGCGGCGAGCTGCGGGCCAAGGCTGGCGTGGTGGGCCTGCGGCTCCAGCTGGAGCTGCAGGGGGTGAGCTGCCTGCCCCTGGAGCAGGGGCCGAGCGCCAAGCGCGAAACCTGCGTGAGCCGCAGCTTCAGCCGGGCGATCGTCAGCGAAGACGAACTGCGCCAGGCCGTCGCCACCTACGTGGTGCGAGCTGCCGAGAAACTGCGCCGCCAGCAGCAGTGCAGCGGCCGGCTCACGGTGTTTGCCCGCACCAGCCCCTTCAGCCCCGGCTTCTACAGCCAGGCCGCCAGCACCGCCCTGGCGGTGGCCAGCAACGACACCGCCGCCCTGCTGCAGGCCGCCCTGCCGCTGGTGGCGGTGATCTACCGGCCCCACAAACGCTTTGCCAAAGCCGGGGTGCTGCTGCAGGAGCTGCAAAGCCAGGACCAGCTGCAACACCACCTGCTGGCACCGCTGCCGGAGCCGGAACAGCAGCGACGAGCGGCCCTGATGCAGAGCATCGATGGGCTCAATCGCCGCTACGGCCGAGGCACGGTGCAGTGGGCCGCCTGCGGCCTTGCACCCGGCTGGATGATGCGGCGCGAACAGCTCTCGCGCGCCGCCACCACCCGGCTCAACGATCTGCCCACGGCCTGGGCTCGCTAA
- the ruvA gene encoding Holliday junction branch migration protein RuvA, which yields MIGWLQGQLADRWQQASRCGLLLVCGGVGYEVQMPRRQWERLGEIGSALSLHIHQVIREDAWTLYGFASRAERDLFRELVAVSGVGPQMALGLLGQLSCEELVRAIVQADLRLLTQAPGVGKRTAERLAVELRTRLQERYGSTANPDETADLALPASSGAEALPGAVRDELNLTLTALGYEALEINRALRAVATTDQDLGPEADAWLRECLRWLSRSQAA from the coding sequence ATGATCGGCTGGCTGCAAGGGCAACTCGCCGATCGGTGGCAACAGGCCAGCCGCTGCGGCCTCCTGCTGGTGTGCGGCGGAGTGGGCTACGAGGTGCAGATGCCGAGGCGCCAGTGGGAACGCCTGGGGGAGATCGGCAGTGCCCTCAGCCTGCACATCCATCAAGTGATCCGGGAAGACGCTTGGACCCTCTACGGCTTTGCCAGCCGCGCTGAGCGCGATCTCTTCCGGGAATTGGTGGCCGTGAGCGGCGTGGGTCCGCAGATGGCGCTGGGCCTGTTGGGCCAGTTGAGTTGCGAAGAGCTGGTGCGCGCCATCGTGCAGGCGGACCTGCGCCTGCTGACGCAGGCACCAGGGGTGGGCAAGCGCACGGCGGAGCGCCTGGCCGTGGAGCTGCGCACCCGACTGCAGGAGCGCTACGGCAGCACCGCCAACCCGGACGAGACCGCCGACCTCGCCCTGCCGGCCAGCAGCGGCGCGGAAGCCCTGCCGGGAGCGGTGCGCGACGAGCTGAACCTCACCCTCACGGCCCTTGGATACGAGGCCCTCGAGATCAACCGCGCCTTGCGAGCGGTGGCCACCACTGACCAGGATCTGGGGCCAGAAGCAGATGCCTGGCTGCGGGAGTGCCTGCGCTGGCTCTCCCGCAGCCAGGCGGCCTGA
- a CDS encoding choloylglycine hydrolase family protein has translation MAKATAWRRRALGVLAAVGLLGGQGLPAQACTSFVLKGSDGGRVYARTMEFGQPLNSQAVLIQRGTPLRGNGPDGKIGNGLAWTSRYAVVGLNALGLKDIVPDGMNEKGLAGGLLYFAGYAKFQAVPAGQTQRSINSAQLLTYVLTNFATVEEVKRGLPKVLVNGASVPAFGGPLPIHMTLHDRSGKSLSVEYINGELTMMDNPTGTYTNDPPFPYHLAAAGNYANLSAMPPAEMNVNGLKLPPASTGAGLHGLPGDFLATSRFIRALTLSRFAPTNLTTQQQVGTAFRILGQFDLPPGSVMLPAGGAFGGAGSSTTYEITEWSVAADQKNLVYYIQTYDNPGLRSLNFDQLPLDGGAIKVMPLNQPTQITVLQP, from the coding sequence ATGGCCAAGGCAACGGCATGGCGCCGGCGCGCCCTCGGGGTGCTCGCGGCCGTGGGGCTTCTCGGCGGACAGGGGCTGCCGGCTCAGGCCTGCACCAGCTTTGTGCTCAAGGGTTCCGATGGTGGCCGCGTTTACGCGCGCACGATGGAGTTCGGTCAGCCGCTCAACAGCCAGGCGGTGCTGATCCAGCGCGGCACACCACTGCGCGGCAACGGCCCCGATGGAAAAATCGGCAATGGCCTGGCCTGGACCAGCCGCTATGCCGTGGTGGGCCTCAATGCCCTTGGCCTCAAGGACATCGTTCCCGATGGCATGAACGAGAAGGGCCTCGCCGGTGGCCTTCTCTATTTCGCCGGCTACGCCAAGTTTCAAGCCGTGCCGGCGGGGCAGACCCAGCGCTCGATCAACAGCGCCCAGCTGCTCACCTACGTGCTCACCAACTTCGCCACGGTGGAGGAGGTGAAGCGCGGTTTGCCGAAGGTTCTGGTGAACGGCGCCAGCGTGCCGGCCTTCGGTGGGCCGCTGCCGATTCACATGACCCTGCACGACCGCAGTGGCAAAAGCCTCTCGGTGGAATACATCAACGGTGAGCTCACCATGATGGATAACCCCACCGGCACGTACACCAACGATCCGCCGTTCCCCTATCACCTGGCAGCCGCGGGTAACTACGCCAATCTCAGCGCGATGCCACCGGCGGAGATGAACGTGAATGGCCTCAAGCTGCCGCCTGCCAGCACCGGCGCCGGCTTGCACGGCCTGCCGGGTGATTTCCTCGCCACCTCCCGCTTCATCCGCGCGCTCACCCTCAGCCGCTTCGCGCCCACCAACCTCACCACCCAGCAGCAGGTGGGCACCGCCTTCCGCATCCTGGGCCAGTTCGATCTACCGCCCGGCAGCGTGATGTTGCCGGCCGGTGGCGCTTTCGGTGGCGCCGGTTCCAGCACCACCTACGAGATCACGGAGTGGAGCGTGGCGGCCGATCAGAAAAACCTGGTGTACTACATCCAGACCTACGACAACCCTGGGCTGCGCAGTCTCAATTTCGATCAGCTGCCCCTCGATGGCGGTGCGATCAAGGTGATGCCGCTCAACCAGCCCACGCAGATCACGGTGCTCCAGCCCTGA
- a CDS encoding DMT family transporter, producing the protein MLSSAVSFSLMGVCVKAVGGRIPVAEVVLARSAISLLLSIAMLRQAGLSPWGQRRGLLVLRGVIGTGALLCVFAALAQLPLAPATVLQYLQPTFTALLAWLLLRERVGPRVLLAALLGWLAVVLLSNPSELMGLLGPIASGWLESTATPLPLAGVLLAIGGALLSACAYVSVRALGRTEHPLVIVFYFPLVGLVLTTPLVLLQPVWPTAWEALALVGVGLFTQLGQLGVTNGLLGLPAARATALSYGQVPLAALWGWWFFGEALDPDTALAMGLVLVATLLSLRRSAKDR; encoded by the coding sequence ATGCTGTCCAGCGCCGTCAGTTTCAGCCTGATGGGGGTGTGCGTGAAGGCCGTGGGCGGCCGGATCCCCGTGGCGGAGGTGGTGCTGGCCCGCTCGGCCATCAGCCTGCTGCTCAGCATCGCGATGCTGCGTCAAGCCGGGTTGAGCCCCTGGGGCCAGCGGCGGGGCCTGCTGGTGTTACGCGGTGTGATCGGCACCGGGGCCTTGCTCTGCGTGTTTGCCGCCCTGGCCCAACTGCCCCTGGCGCCGGCCACGGTGCTCCAGTATCTGCAGCCCACCTTCACGGCGCTGCTGGCCTGGCTGCTGCTGCGGGAGCGGGTGGGGCCGCGGGTGCTGTTGGCGGCATTGCTGGGCTGGTTGGCGGTGGTGCTGCTGAGCAATCCGAGCGAATTGATGGGATTGCTGGGCCCGATCGCCAGCGGCTGGTTGGAGAGCACCGCCACGCCTCTGCCCCTGGCTGGGGTGCTGCTGGCGATCGGCGGCGCCCTGCTCTCGGCCTGTGCCTACGTGAGTGTGCGCGCCCTTGGGCGCACCGAACACCCCCTGGTGATCGTGTTCTATTTCCCGCTGGTGGGCTTGGTGCTCACCACTCCACTGGTGCTGCTGCAACCGGTGTGGCCGACGGCCTGGGAGGCCCTGGCCCTGGTGGGTGTCGGGCTGTTCACCCAGCTAGGGCAGCTGGGGGTCACCAATGGATTGCTGGGTCTCCCGGCAGCGCGGGCCACGGCCCTGAGCTACGGGCAAGTGCCCCTGGCGGCCCTATGGGGCTGGTGGTTCTTTGGCGAGGCGCTTGACCCCGACACGGCCCTCGCCATGGGGCTGGTGCTGGTGGCCACGCTGCTGAGCCTCAGGCGATCGGCAAAGGATCGATGA
- the rpsO gene encoding 30S ribosomal protein S15, which produces MSLDTTKKQELINAHQTHGTDTGSVEVQVAMLSERISKLSGHLQNNIHDFSSRQGLLKMIGRRKRLLSYLRSNSEQRYIALIQKLGIRG; this is translated from the coding sequence ATGTCGCTCGACACCACCAAGAAGCAGGAACTGATCAACGCTCATCAGACCCACGGCACCGACACCGGTTCTGTTGAGGTTCAGGTGGCCATGCTGAGCGAGCGCATCAGCAAGCTGAGCGGACACCTGCAAAACAACATCCACGATTTCTCGTCGCGGCAGGGTCTGCTGAAGATGATCGGTCGCCGCAAGCGCCTGCTCAGCTACCTGCGCAGCAACAGCGAGCAGCGCTACATCGCTCTGATCCAGAAGCTCGGCATCCGCGGCTGA
- a CDS encoding translesion error-prone DNA polymerase V autoproteolytic subunit — translation MSLLLIGGLRGLRRPLRLPLASCTVAAGFPSPADDYIDVGIDLNEALIRHPSSTFFLRVSGDSMIEAGIQHGDLLLVDRSLEPRPGLIVVAVLDGAFTLKRLVRHHGRLRLEAANSAYPPLELHHCGDVQIWGVAIHVIHTLTRHG, via the coding sequence GTGTCACTCCTGTTGATCGGTGGCCTGCGCGGCCTGCGGCGCCCTCTACGGCTTCCCCTGGCCAGCTGCACCGTGGCCGCCGGCTTCCCCAGCCCCGCCGACGACTACATCGATGTGGGCATCGACCTCAACGAAGCCCTGATCCGCCACCCCAGCAGCACCTTTTTCCTGCGGGTGAGCGGCGATTCGATGATCGAGGCCGGCATCCAGCACGGTGATCTGCTGCTGGTCGACCGCAGCCTCGAGCCACGTCCCGGCCTGATCGTGGTGGCGGTGCTCGATGGCGCCTTCACCCTCAAACGCCTGGTGCGCCACCACGGCCGGCTGCGGCTGGAAGCGGCCAACAGCGCCTATCCGCCCCTGGAGCTGCATCACTGCGGCGACGTGCAGATCTGGGGCGTGGCGATCCACGTGATCCACACCCTCACGCGCCATGGCTGA
- a CDS encoding PAM68 family protein, translating into MAGKGNNRTRSGGGGLGPQPPASLNRTKAKPQQTIPDYVANRMARRVAVATGIPSFLGMSTFVASYLLVSKGVLDIPPGVTLVTSGGFFLLGLVGLSYGVLSASWEPGAGSLLGFEQIGLNIGRLRSSIKRPPAAS; encoded by the coding sequence ATGGCAGGTAAGGGGAACAACCGCACCCGCTCCGGCGGCGGCGGTCTAGGACCACAACCCCCTGCCAGCCTGAACAGAACCAAAGCCAAGCCTCAGCAAACCATCCCCGATTACGTGGCCAATCGCATGGCCCGGCGGGTGGCGGTGGCGACCGGGATCCCCAGCTTTCTCGGGATGTCCACCTTTGTGGCGAGTTACCTGCTGGTGAGCAAAGGCGTGTTGGATATCCCCCCTGGCGTCACCTTGGTGACATCCGGGGGATTTTTTCTGTTGGGGTTGGTGGGGCTGAGCTATGGCGTGCTCTCGGCCAGCTGGGAGCCGGGCGCCGGCAGCCTGCTCGGCTTTGAGCAGATCGGCCTGAACATCGGCCGGCTGCGCAGCTCGATCAAGCGGCCACCAGCGGCGAGCTGA
- the dnaG gene encoding DNA primase: protein MSAPRLHPRTIEAVKERADIVDVVGEHVVLKKKGREFVGVCPFHDDKSPSMTVSPAKQFYYCFSCGAGGNAIKFLMELQRQSFSDVVLELARKYQLPVETLEGPQQERLRQQLSRRDQLHKVLALAAGWFRSQLRSPEGASALAYLREQRGLSETTLESFGLGYAPERWDGLLSHLQQVEGYTPELLEAAGLVVPRRGGDGFYDRFRHRVMVPICDRQGRIIGFGGRSLDGGEPKYLNSPETEVFEKGKHLFGLDKAVNAIRKDDRAVVVEGYFDVIALHAAGITNAVAALGTALSSQQITQLCRCCDGKRLILNFDTDRAGVRAAQRAIGEVEQLALQGQLELRVLHLPAGKDPDEFLKEHGAGEYRSLLDQAPLWLDWQIDQVLEGRDLARSDQFQQSVSELVVLLGKLPASAVRSRYLQQVAERLSGGQARLALQLEDDLRQQVKGQRWHGRSQRWEQPGEAGLRERAEAELLRLYLHCPTHRGTIRAELRRRELDDFALAHHRQLWAAISSLEEDNLGVGRLEAINRGSDPGMELADLELPRLLSDQLLLSDAESPSDLLTRLTPLLEPTDVQRLALANPLLQLRGATASLERQRSLKRCRHLLNAWSSQRLETLERCIARLLEEGQAAPAEPAADQPLQPVALDMEARIEAMFADLNGDALRFQELYYNERQHIAHLDQQRRAGFEDVLQEQADSLTA, encoded by the coding sequence GTGTCAGCCCCTCGCCTCCATCCCCGCACGATCGAGGCCGTTAAGGAACGCGCTGACATCGTTGATGTGGTGGGTGAGCACGTGGTGCTCAAGAAGAAGGGCCGCGAGTTCGTCGGGGTCTGTCCGTTCCACGACGACAAATCGCCGTCGATGACGGTGTCGCCGGCCAAGCAGTTCTACTACTGCTTCTCCTGCGGGGCCGGCGGCAACGCGATCAAGTTCCTGATGGAACTGCAGCGCCAGAGTTTCAGCGATGTGGTGCTGGAGCTGGCGCGCAAATACCAGCTGCCAGTGGAAACCCTGGAGGGGCCGCAGCAGGAGCGGTTGCGGCAGCAGCTGTCGCGCCGCGATCAGCTGCATAAGGTGCTGGCCCTGGCTGCCGGATGGTTTCGCAGCCAGCTGCGCAGCCCAGAAGGTGCTTCCGCCCTCGCCTATCTGCGCGAGCAGCGGGGGCTGAGCGAAACCACCCTGGAGAGCTTCGGCCTCGGCTATGCGCCGGAGCGTTGGGATGGCTTGCTCAGCCACCTGCAACAGGTGGAGGGCTACACCCCCGAGCTGCTGGAGGCCGCGGGCCTGGTGGTGCCGCGCCGCGGTGGCGATGGGTTCTACGACCGCTTCCGCCATCGCGTGATGGTGCCGATCTGTGATCGCCAAGGCCGGATCATCGGCTTTGGTGGCCGCAGCCTCGATGGCGGCGAACCGAAGTATCTGAACTCCCCGGAAACGGAGGTGTTTGAGAAGGGCAAGCACCTCTTCGGCCTCGACAAGGCGGTGAACGCCATCCGCAAGGACGACCGCGCGGTGGTGGTGGAGGGTTATTTCGATGTGATTGCCCTGCACGCCGCCGGCATCACCAACGCCGTGGCGGCCCTTGGCACGGCTCTTAGCAGCCAGCAGATCACCCAGCTCTGCCGCTGCTGCGATGGCAAGCGCCTGATCCTCAACTTCGACACCGATCGCGCCGGGGTGCGCGCCGCCCAGCGGGCCATCGGTGAGGTGGAGCAGCTGGCGCTGCAGGGTCAGCTGGAGCTGCGGGTGCTGCATCTGCCTGCCGGTAAAGACCCCGACGAGTTCCTCAAGGAGCACGGCGCCGGCGAGTACCGCTCCCTGCTGGATCAGGCACCGCTTTGGCTCGATTGGCAGATCGATCAGGTGCTGGAGGGCCGTGACCTGGCCCGCTCCGATCAGTTCCAGCAGTCGGTGAGCGAGCTGGTGGTGCTGCTGGGCAAGCTGCCCGCCAGCGCCGTGCGCTCCCGCTACCTCCAACAGGTGGCCGAGCGGCTCAGCGGCGGACAGGCACGCCTGGCCCTGCAGCTTGAAGACGACCTGCGCCAGCAGGTGAAAGGCCAGCGCTGGCACGGCCGCTCCCAGCGCTGGGAGCAGCCCGGTGAGGCGGGCCTGCGGGAGCGGGCCGAAGCCGAGCTCTTGCGGCTGTATCTGCACTGCCCCACGCACCGGGGCACGATCCGCGCCGAACTGCGCCGCCGCGAGCTCGATGATTTCGCCCTCGCCCACCACCGCCAGCTCTGGGCGGCGATCAGCTCCCTCGAGGAGGACAACCTCGGCGTGGGTCGGCTGGAGGCGATCAACCGAGGCAGCGATCCCGGGATGGAGCTGGCGGATCTGGAGCTGCCGCGGTTGCTCTCCGATCAGCTGTTGCTGAGCGATGCCGAGAGCCCGTCGGATCTGCTCACCCGGCTCACGCCGCTGCTCGAGCCCACCGATGTGCAGCGCCTTGCGTTGGCCAACCCCCTGTTGCAGTTGCGGGGGGCCACGGCGTCGCTGGAGCGGCAGCGCAGCCTCAAGCGCTGCCGCCACCTGCTCAATGCCTGGAGCTCCCAGCGCCTCGAAACCCTGGAGCGTTGCATCGCCCGCCTGTTGGAGGAGGGCCAGGCCGCCCCAGCGGAGCCAGCTGCCGATCAGCCGCTGCAGCCCGTCGCCCTGGATATGGAAGCGCGCATCGAGGCGATGTTCGCCGATCTCAACGGCGATGCTCTGCGCTTTCAGGAGCTCTATTACAACGAGCGCCAGCACATCGCCCACCTCGATCAGCAGCGCCGCGCTGGCTTTGAAGATGTGCTGCAGGAGCAAGCGGATTCGCTCACAGCCTGA